TTTCTTTGAAATGCAAGTCCAAACTCTAAGCCAATGGAAAGTGATGATGTTTAGAGAGGGTTAATTATTATAATTTAGTGTGGTGTAGAAAAATTGACATGACTACATTCATGCAATCAATTTAGCATAATAATTTTCTACTTGTATCAAATTAACATTAATGCAAAGATAAATTTTTGCATCATGAAAAGGAGTTTCAAAAAATGCCAAAAAAAAACCCATTTAAAATAGCTAAAGAATTTGTTGAGCAAGTCATAGCGATACTTGCAAATGAGACAGTAGAAGGGCGTGAAAAGATAGTTGCCATTGCCCAAAGAGCAGAAAAGGAATATGAACGTCCTGTAAAATCATGGTTAACAGGCTGGGTTTATCAATTCACCAGAACACGTGGTGATAAAGTAGGACAATCCATTAATGTAATGGAAAACTTTCCTGATGCTTATACTCGATTACTCGAGTTTAAACTGATGATTAGTGAGGGGGAGTGGAATGTAGATAGCTCCTATAATTATTTCCTTTTTCGCCAGATAGCGGATGCTGTATACCTAGCTAATTCCGATTTCCAACGTGTAGAAGAACATCTTATCCCTACTTTCCTAATGGCTCTCAAAAATGAAGTAATGGTAGAGATCAATAGTTATTTGGCTCAGCGTAAACTTTCATTAGAAGACAAAAAAAATCGCGAATTAGAGTGTCAGGCAGCACATGAAAGTGCTCGTCAACTGGCTGAAAATGTAATGGTTTTTAATGATCTTGAAACTGCCAAAAATTATCAATCTAAACAACAAAACAAAATTATTTTTTCCCTTAGTTTCAAAAATCAGCAATGGCATCTTTCTTGGGTCGATGTAACCGGCCAAGTTTATCCTCTCACTCAGGGTCAAGAATTAGCGCAGAAACTGTCAACTTTAGAAGAAAAAGATATAGAAAAATTAAATTCTGTCCATCTTAAACAAATTAAGAGAGAGTGTATTAAAGCTAGAGAAGAATATGTTGCTAAGGTTCAAGTGCATGTTGATCCTGAATTGAGTAATGAGGATCTGATTCGAAACGGCATCACCTCCGCTTTTGTTTTACGCCATCAAGAAACAGGGCCAAGCCTTTGGTGGATAAATAGCATGGGTATTCCTAATCCAATTGGCTTCACTGATCATCATGCAATGTCCTCTTGGTTATCTAAGCATCAAGGTTCATTTACCGAAGCTGATGTTCTGCAATTAAAAGCTTATTTGTTGCAATTGAATACCAAACAGTCCATCGCTACCTCAAAACTCGATAAGATGAATGTCTTATTGTCGAAAGTATTACAAAATAAAGACAAACAAGAGCAACTTTCAGTTGATGGGCTAGATAAAGAAGCGGATAAAGGGAGGGCATCTCAAAATAAAATAAACCTAAAGAAATTTGCCTTTCTTGAGGAAAATATGAAAGATCGAATAAAAAAAATAGTTTCTCAGGATCCTTCAACTAAGGAAAAAGTAGTTTCTGAATTAAAGCAGGAATGTGTTGAGGAAATTACCCCAGAGAAAAAGTCTAATAAGCTAGGACAAGATAGATATTCAGCACTGTCAGGGTTACCTACTTTTTGGCAACAACGTAAAAGTGCAATGGAAGAATCATTGGCCAATGAAGTCATCAATGAAAAGCAGCCGGTGAGTCATCCTTAATCTTATTTAGACCTGGTGTAAAGTGTAACCAGGAAGCATAAATCCCCTCTCCCACTTGTGGTAGTGAGGTAGGGGTGAGGGTTCATTAGCCGTAATTAATACCGTCATCCACCCCGGCGGGCACCTTCTCCCCAGGGGGAGAAGGGAAGTTCACTTCACTTAGTGAGGCTCTTACCGTTCAAAAACCATTCGTGATAGGATAACGCCAGTCTTTACCAAAAGCGGTTGGACTTATTTTTATTCCTGGTGCAGATTGACGACGTTTGTATTCATTGCGTTTGATTAATTGAATTACTTTAGCCACAGTTTCTGGGGCAAAACCTTGCTGAATTATTTCTTCAGGAGTTAGGTATTTCTCCATATAGGCAACAATGATCGCATCCAGTATTGCATAGTCAGGTAAGCTGTCTTGATCAGTTTGATCGGCTCTTAATTCAGCGGAAGGAGCACGAGTTAGGACCCGTTCGGGAATAACTTGTGATAGACGGTTACGGTAATGTGCTAGAGCATAAACTTGGGTTTTAAGTACATCTTTTAATACCGCAAATCCTCCAGCCATATCTCCGTACAAGGTGGCATAGCCGACAGCAGATTCGCTTTTATTCGATGTTGTAAGTACCATTTTTCCTGTTTTGTTAGACAACGCCATAATCAATAAACCACGAATTCGTGCTTGAATGTTTTCTTCTGTGGTATCAGGTGCTAATCCTTTAAATTCTGGCTCGAGAGTAGTCATTAGCGCATCAAAAGCGGGTTCAATAGAGAGCATGGAATAGGATGCATCCAATTGTTTTATTTGCGTTAAAGCGTCTTCATTACTCATTTGGGCTGTATAACGGGAAGGCATAAGAACCGCATGGACACGCTCTGCGCCTAATGCATCAACTGCTACAGTCAACGTTAATGCTGAATCAATTCCTCCTGAAAGTCCAACAAGAACTCCAGGGAAATGATTTTTGTTGACATAATCTCGAGTGCCACAAACCAATGCTTCATAGATTAATGGTTCAAAATCGAGAAGAGGGGTAATTTCTCCCTTGACCTGATTTGCTTGGATTTCAACGGTACGTAAATCCTCTTTAAATGCAGGAGACCGTGCGCAAATTCCACCATGCGAATCAATTGCTAATGATTGACCATCGAATAAGAGCTCATCCTGACCACCAATTTGATTTACATAGATTATAGATATACCCCGTTTTGCATAAGATTTTAGGAGGGCTTCTCTTTTTGGGTATTTACTGTAATCAAATGGGGAGGCATTTAAAATGAGCAGTACTGAAATTCCATGTTCAATTAAATCTTCTGCAGGACCTGGATGCCATAAATCTTCACAAATAATTACGCCTACTTTGCTGTTATTTATTTCTAAGAGGCATGGATTTTTTTTCCCTGGGGTAAAATAACGTGCTTCATCAAAAATTTCATAGTTTGGCAAATTTTGTTTATGGTATTCTGCAATTTTTTGTCCTTGATAAAAAATGCTCACGCTATTATATAGTCGTTGTTTATCTCGGCTTGGATGTCCTACAAGGACATAGCAGTCTTTTGTTGCCTCTTGAATTTGTTTTAAATGTTCGGTAACGGCTTGTTGAAACTCTTTGCGAAAGAGTAAATCTTCGGGGGGATAGCCAGTTAAAGCCAATTCAGGAAAGAGTATGACATGGTGATCTGCTTGTTTGTTTTTTATAACTTCGATGATTTTATCTCTGTTGGATGCCAAAGCTCCTACAGTTGGATTAATTTGTGCCATAAGTACAGTAAGCTTATTCTGCATGATATATACTCTATAAAGAACCCCAAGGTGTGCTCAACAGGATACCCTAATACAAAGAACCCTTAATTTAAAGATAAAAATGTTAATTAATTTAAAAATTGTCTAAAATGTACCCTTTGCCATTAAAAAATCACATTTATGTTAAATGAAGCACTCTCAAAAATGCCAGAAGTCTTTGAGGCCAAAATATTATTGCGTGGCCAAGAGTATTTTGAAAAGGGGCATGTGCTCAACATTCGTTTTAGTGATGGTCTACTCAAAGGGCGGGTGAAAGGCAGTTCAAGTCAGATTTATGATGTACATATGGACTTGAAGGCTTGGCCAAAAAAATTGGCGCATTGTACTTGCACTTTTCAATATAACTGCAAGCATGCTGCTGCGTGTTTGTTTGCCCTACGGGATCGAGAAAAGGAAAGCTTACTCTCTTTGCCTGCCAATAAATTAGATAAAAAGCTCGATAGTTGGTTGAAGAATTTACGTGCTCAAGAAGCAGCAGTAGTGAAAACGACTGAAGTCACCCATCATTTAGTCTATCTCCTAGAACTAAGGCTTGATGGGCATGAACACCGGGTCGCGATTAAGTTGGCTTTAGCCAAGTTATTAAAGCGCGGTGGTTATGGAAAAATGATCACTTTTAATAGCCTTTCTGATTCTAAAAAACAGCATTTTGTTGGTGATGATAATGATCTGGTCGCGCTGCTGTTGTTTAAATGCGGTGTTTCAGGCTGGTTTGATACATTAATCATACGCAATAGCGAATTGTTAGA
This sequence is a window from Legionella cherrii. Protein-coding genes within it:
- a CDS encoding NAD+ synthase is translated as MQNKLTVLMAQINPTVGALASNRDKIIEVIKNKQADHHVILFPELALTGYPPEDLLFRKEFQQAVTEHLKQIQEATKDCYVLVGHPSRDKQRLYNSVSIFYQGQKIAEYHKQNLPNYEIFDEARYFTPGKKNPCLLEINNSKVGVIICEDLWHPGPAEDLIEHGISVLLILNASPFDYSKYPKREALLKSYAKRGISIIYVNQIGGQDELLFDGQSLAIDSHGGICARSPAFKEDLRTVEIQANQVKGEITPLLDFEPLIYEALVCGTRDYVNKNHFPGVLVGLSGGIDSALTLTVAVDALGAERVHAVLMPSRYTAQMSNEDALTQIKQLDASYSMLSIEPAFDALMTTLEPEFKGLAPDTTEENIQARIRGLLIMALSNKTGKMVLTTSNKSESAVGYATLYGDMAGGFAVLKDVLKTQVYALAHYRNRLSQVIPERVLTRAPSAELRADQTDQDSLPDYAILDAIIVAYMEKYLTPEEIIQQGFAPETVAKVIQLIKRNEYKRRQSAPGIKISPTAFGKDWRYPITNGF